In Flavobacterium sp. WV_118_3, one DNA window encodes the following:
- a CDS encoding DUF805 domain-containing protein — protein sequence MIKKEQDYNMLDWWRKVMLDNYATFSGRARRAEYWNFMLFHIIVMFSLWMGVFVGLGSESEMFGGLMAILLIVYVLGTILPSLAVTVRRLHDVNKSGWMYLICLIPFGSFMLLYYMVLYGDHGRNDYGEDPKMPPGRSAISQIGIE from the coding sequence ATGATTAAGAAGGAACAAGATTACAATATGTTAGACTGGTGGAGAAAAGTGATGCTGGATAATTATGCTACCTTTTCCGGCCGAGCCCGACGTGCGGAATATTGGAATTTTATGCTGTTTCATATAATTGTTATGTTTTCATTATGGATGGGAGTTTTTGTGGGTCTTGGTTCGGAATCTGAAATGTTTGGAGGATTGATGGCCATTTTGTTGATAGTATATGTTTTGGGGACAATTCTTCCGTCACTGGCTGTTACAGTAAGAAGATTGCACGATGTGAATAAAAGCGGCTGGATGTACCTGATTTGTTTGATTCCGTTTGGATCGTTTATGCTGTTATATTATATGGTATTGTACGGTGACCACGGAAGAAACGATTATGGAGAAGATCCAAAAATGCCACCAGGCAGAAGTGCAATTTCCCAAATAGGAATAGAGTAA
- a CDS encoding DUF3820 family protein codes for MFPDKQKELLIKIAHTKMPFGKYEGRFLIDLPEYYVVWYHNKGFPKGQLGEQLQLVYELKLNGLEELVRNIRRNFPKP; via the coding sequence ATGTTTCCGGATAAACAAAAAGAATTACTAATAAAAATAGCGCATACCAAAATGCCCTTTGGAAAATACGAAGGGCGTTTTCTTATCGACCTGCCCGAATATTATGTCGTATGGTATCACAATAAAGGTTTTCCAAAAGGACAACTGGGCGAACAACTACAGTTGGTATACGAATTAAAACTAAACGGACTGGAAGAATTGGTGCGAAACATCAGAAGGAATTTCCCAAAACCGTAA
- a CDS encoding LysM peptidoglycan-binding domain-containing protein, whose product MKHFVTVVISGLFLSNVAFAQTKNYIEHKVEKGETVVQIAKKYSVTPYDIYRMNPDSQNGLKENTKILVPTGAGKMLAAKTDDKKAPVKEVVKDKVKEAVATKTITHTVEPKEGVYGIAKKYGTSIEAIYKSNPSVEKEGLKIGQVLTISVPKTDKEPVKNTVQEVKQSLVPTNGKTSYHIVEAKETKFGIAKKYGLSVSELEDLNPAIKENLEIGYNLRLSKNVPAVPKTVEKEIEKVAVNNKYMTYEVKPKETMYRLTKSSGLSEEQLVALNPELKDGVKAGMQLKMPNTSKFDEVKGNKTSVDIVKTLKKDNEKELVLFMPFNLDRIASDSVRTTQERLRSDKFLNMTLDFYAGALMAIDSARALGLPVKVRIFDSKETKNNSAVAAVIDKNNFSNTDAVIGPFFQSNVENTANLLSQYNTPVISPLSNEKGKPYSNLFQSMPNSDDVKRKMFDYMQSKNGNIIAIVDPKKGSSRQFLKENYPSVRLAELNEKGAVTLENIKSLMEADKVNFVILETESKTLVLNSLNVLVSALSQFQVQLVTLEKNETLDFDEIPLSRLTKLRLLYPSVTKDNETPEALVFANTFKKKNNIFPNRFATRGFDVTFDVIVRMFQENGFKESVNENASEQVENKFDYTSLGGGYYNTGVFIMNYNDDLTVKEAK is encoded by the coding sequence ATGAAACATTTTGTAACTGTTGTAATTTCAGGATTGTTCCTGTCGAATGTTGCCTTTGCGCAAACCAAAAATTACATCGAACATAAGGTAGAAAAAGGAGAAACGGTAGTGCAGATTGCCAAGAAATACAGTGTAACGCCTTATGATATTTATCGGATGAATCCCGATTCGCAAAACGGATTAAAGGAAAATACGAAAATACTGGTTCCGACAGGTGCCGGCAAAATGCTTGCTGCTAAAACAGATGATAAAAAAGCCCCGGTTAAAGAGGTGGTGAAAGATAAGGTCAAAGAAGCGGTTGCGACTAAAACCATCACACATACGGTAGAACCAAAAGAAGGAGTATACGGTATCGCAAAAAAATACGGAACCTCTATTGAAGCGATTTATAAAAGCAATCCGTCTGTCGAAAAAGAAGGATTAAAAATTGGTCAGGTATTAACGATTAGTGTACCAAAAACAGACAAAGAGCCGGTTAAAAATACGGTTCAGGAAGTGAAACAATCACTTGTGCCAACCAATGGTAAAACCTCGTATCATATAGTGGAAGCCAAAGAAACCAAATTTGGAATCGCTAAAAAATACGGATTATCGGTTTCGGAACTGGAAGACTTGAACCCGGCGATCAAAGAGAATCTGGAAATCGGATACAATCTTAGATTGAGTAAAAATGTTCCGGCGGTTCCGAAAACCGTAGAAAAAGAAATCGAAAAAGTCGCTGTAAACAATAAATACATGACCTACGAGGTCAAACCAAAGGAAACCATGTACCGTTTAACCAAATCGTCCGGTTTGTCGGAAGAACAGCTTGTGGCGTTAAACCCGGAATTAAAAGACGGAGTGAAAGCGGGAATGCAATTGAAAATGCCGAATACGTCTAAATTTGACGAGGTTAAAGGAAATAAAACATCCGTTGATATCGTAAAAACGCTGAAAAAAGACAACGAAAAGGAATTGGTATTGTTTATGCCGTTTAATCTGGATCGTATTGCTTCGGACTCAGTACGTACCACTCAGGAACGATTGCGTTCGGATAAATTCCTAAACATGACACTGGATTTTTATGCCGGTGCTTTAATGGCGATCGATTCGGCGCGCGCACTGGGATTACCGGTTAAAGTCCGAATTTTTGATTCGAAAGAAACGAAAAACAACTCGGCTGTTGCGGCAGTTATTGATAAAAACAATTTTTCGAATACCGATGCCGTTATCGGTCCGTTTTTCCAGTCAAATGTGGAAAATACTGCAAACTTGTTAAGTCAGTACAATACACCGGTGATTTCGCCATTGTCGAACGAAAAAGGAAAACCCTATTCGAACCTGTTCCAATCGATGCCCAATTCGGATGATGTAAAACGCAAGATGTTCGATTATATGCAATCTAAAAATGGAAACATTATTGCAATTGTCGATCCGAAAAAAGGTTCTTCACGACAATTTCTAAAAGAAAATTACCCATCGGTACGATTGGCGGAATTAAACGAAAAAGGAGCGGTTACGTTGGAAAATATCAAAAGCCTGATGGAAGCCGATAAAGTGAATTTTGTAATTCTGGAAACCGAAAGCAAAACATTGGTATTGAATTCGCTGAATGTTTTGGTGAGTGCCTTATCGCAATTCCAGGTACAACTGGTAACATTAGAGAAAAACGAAACGCTGGATTTTGATGAAATTCCGTTGAGTCGTTTAACCAAACTACGCTTATTGTATCCGTCGGTTACCAAAGATAACGAAACACCGGAGGCTTTGGTTTTTGCCAATACCTTTAAAAAGAAAAACAATATTTTCCCGAACCGTTTTGCAACCCGTGGTTTCGATGTAACGTTCGACGTAATTGTGCGTATGTTCCAGGAAAACGGATTTAAAGAATCGGTGAATGAAAACGCTTCCGAACAGGTGGAAAATAAATTTGACTATACCAGTTTGGGTGGTGGTTACTACAATACCGGTGTGTTTATTATGAATTACAACGATGATTTAACCGTTAAAGAAGCAAAATAA
- a CDS encoding rhomboid family intramembrane serine protease — protein MDPVLLVIIAINVIVSFKGFNDPAFFRKYEFHIGSIRAGEQIRMFSSSFLHADIAHLAFNMITLFFFAPVVLHDLGTLSFLIIYIGSLLCGSLLTLYFHKDDYYYRAIGASGAVTGILYSAILLRPDMTLGLYFIIPVPAYLFGIGYLLYSIYGMKAKNDNIGHVAHFGGAIGGYVITIAKVPEMLTENTLMVILLAIPIIILFFLAKTGKL, from the coding sequence ATGGATCCTGTATTGTTAGTGATTATTGCGATTAATGTAATCGTAAGTTTTAAAGGATTTAACGATCCGGCTTTTTTTAGAAAATACGAATTTCATATCGGTAGTATTCGTGCCGGAGAACAGATCAGAATGTTTTCATCTTCTTTTCTACATGCCGATATTGCCCACTTGGCTTTTAACATGATAACCCTTTTCTTTTTTGCACCGGTGGTACTACATGATTTGGGTACGCTTTCGTTTTTGATCATCTATATCGGAAGTTTGTTGTGTGGCAGTTTACTCACATTATATTTTCATAAAGACGATTATTATTACCGGGCAATTGGCGCTTCGGGAGCGGTTACGGGAATATTGTATTCGGCCATATTATTGCGTCCGGATATGACGTTGGGATTGTATTTTATTATCCCGGTTCCGGCCTATTTGTTCGGAATTGGCTATTTGCTGTATTCGATTTATGGAATGAAAGCCAAAAACGACAATATTGGACATGTGGCGCATTTTGGCGGCGCAATTGGCGGCTATGTGATCACAATTGCCAAAGTACCCGAAATGTTAACCGAAAATACCCTTATGGTAATCCTGTTGGCCATACCAATTATTATCCTGTTTTTTCTGGCGAAAACAGGAAAGTTATAA
- the guaA gene encoding glutamine-hydrolyzing GMP synthase has product MQHNVLILDFGSQYTQLIARRVRELNIFCEIFPYNHFPSDLSSYKAVILSGSPYSVRSEDAPHPDLSQIRGKMPLLAVCYGAQYLAHFSGGEVAPSNIREYGRANLSFVKDDELFFDEVALNSQVWMSHSDTIKQLPTNGVRLASTKDVENAAYRIEGETTYAIQFHPEVYHSTDGKQMLENFLVKIAEVPQTFTPKAFVEEIVEEMREKIKGDKVVLGLSGGVDSTVAAVLLNKAIGENLYCIFVNNGLLRKNEFESVLEQYKGMGLNVKGVDASARFLTELAGIEDPELKRKTIGRVFIEVFDDEAHLIEDVKWLAQGTIYPDVIESVSVKGPSATIKSHHNVGGLPDYMKLQIVEPLRMLFKDEVRRVGATLGISPDLLGRHPFPGPGLSIRILGDITPEKVQILQDVDAIFIEGLKSHGLYDKVWQAGAILLPVNSVGVMGDERTYEKVVALRAVESTDGMTADWVHLPYDFLMKISNEIINKVKGVNRVVYDISSKPPATIEWE; this is encoded by the coding sequence ATGCAACACAACGTACTTATTTTAGATTTCGGGTCGCAATACACACAGCTTATTGCGAGAAGAGTTCGCGAATTAAACATTTTCTGCGAAATTTTTCCTTACAATCACTTTCCGAGTGATTTATCAAGTTATAAAGCGGTTATCCTTTCCGGTAGCCCGTATTCCGTTAGATCAGAAGACGCTCCACATCCTGATTTGTCTCAAATCAGAGGTAAAATGCCGTTATTAGCCGTTTGTTACGGTGCACAATATCTGGCACATTTTAGCGGTGGCGAAGTAGCGCCTTCCAATATCCGTGAATACGGTCGCGCCAATTTGTCTTTTGTTAAAGACGATGAATTGTTTTTTGATGAAGTAGCATTGAACAGTCAGGTTTGGATGAGCCATAGCGATACGATTAAACAATTACCAACGAACGGTGTACGCCTGGCCAGTACCAAAGATGTGGAAAACGCAGCCTACCGTATTGAAGGTGAAACAACATATGCCATTCAGTTCCACCCGGAAGTATACCATTCGACCGATGGAAAACAAATGTTGGAAAACTTCCTGGTAAAAATTGCTGAAGTACCACAAACATTTACACCAAAAGCCTTTGTAGAGGAAATCGTGGAAGAAATGCGCGAGAAAATCAAGGGTGACAAGGTGGTTTTAGGACTTTCTGGCGGTGTCGACTCCACCGTGGCAGCCGTATTGTTAAATAAAGCAATCGGTGAAAACTTATACTGTATCTTCGTGAATAACGGACTTTTACGTAAAAATGAATTCGAAAGTGTATTGGAACAATACAAAGGAATGGGATTAAATGTAAAAGGAGTAGACGCCTCGGCACGTTTTTTGACTGAGTTAGCAGGAATTGAAGATCCGGAGTTAAAACGAAAAACTATCGGACGTGTGTTCATTGAAGTATTTGATGATGAAGCCCATCTGATCGAAGATGTAAAATGGCTGGCTCAGGGTACGATTTACCCGGATGTAATCGAATCGGTATCCGTTAAAGGACCATCGGCTACAATTAAATCACACCATAATGTGGGTGGTTTACCGGATTATATGAAATTACAAATCGTAGAACCACTTCGAATGTTGTTTAAAGATGAAGTACGAAGAGTAGGCGCTACATTGGGAATCAGTCCGGATTTATTAGGAAGACATCCATTCCCGGGACCAGGTTTATCGATCCGTATTTTAGGGGATATTACACCGGAAAAAGTTCAGATTCTACAGGATGTGGATGCGATCTTTATCGAAGGTTTAAAATCACACGGATTATATGATAAGGTATGGCAGGCGGGAGCGATTCTCCTTCCGGTAAATAGCGTAGGAGTTATGGGAGACGAGCGTACCTATGAAAAAGTGGTGGCATTACGTGCGGTGGAATCGACCGACGGAATGACGGCTGACTGGGTGCATTTGCCATATGATTTCCTGATGAAAATATCAAACGAAATTATCAATAAAGTGAAAGGGGTAAATCGGGTTGTTTATGATATCAGCTCTAAACCGCCAGCCACTATTGAGTGGGAATAA
- a CDS encoding SIMPL domain-containing protein produces the protein MKKLAVFAVALFMATVTTNAQEMKTQPQIIVSGEGKIKVTPDYVIISVGVENTGEQAADVKKKNDIAIDAVIKYLKKSKLPESDFQTKQVQLNKTYDYEKKKHYFTASQTISITLKDLSKYDTVMLGLVDSGINVINGVDFRSTKVAEYESQARVKAVQNAKAKAQDYAGALNQKMGKAILVSDNSSTYYPRPYMAAMKMSADTEMSRETLAIGEIEVTANVTINYALD, from the coding sequence ATGAAAAAATTAGCAGTATTCGCAGTAGCCTTATTTATGGCAACCGTTACAACAAACGCACAGGAAATGAAAACACAACCACAGATAATTGTTTCCGGAGAAGGGAAAATTAAAGTAACCCCAGACTATGTGATCATTAGCGTAGGAGTGGAAAATACCGGCGAGCAAGCTGCCGATGTGAAAAAGAAAAATGATATCGCAATCGACGCGGTGATCAAATACCTGAAAAAATCGAAATTACCGGAATCGGATTTTCAAACCAAACAGGTACAATTAAACAAAACCTACGATTACGAAAAGAAAAAACATTACTTTACAGCAAGTCAGACGATTTCGATTACGTTAAAAGATTTGTCTAAATACGATACGGTGATGTTAGGATTAGTAGATTCTGGTATCAATGTGATCAACGGAGTAGATTTCAGATCGACAAAAGTAGCAGAATACGAATCACAGGCACGTGTAAAAGCAGTTCAGAATGCTAAAGCTAAAGCACAGGATTATGCCGGTGCTTTAAACCAGAAAATGGGGAAAGCGATTTTAGTGTCTGATAATTCATCGACCTATTACCCAAGACCGTATATGGCGGCCATGAAAATGTCGGCTGATACGGAAATGTCAAGAGAAACATTGGCTATCGGTGAAATCGAAGTAACAGCAAACGTAACGATCAACTACGCTTTAGACTAA
- a CDS encoding aminotransferase class V-fold PLP-dependent enzyme translates to MITTATEPTTLEQYFQQFRKNIIGIDQEFESPFGTQKIIYTDWTASGRLYRPIEEKLINDFGPFVANTHTETTVSGTAMTMAYHEARHIIKKHVNSNQDDVLIVDGSGMTGVINKFQRILGLKVPENLQKYTQIPDEKKPVVFISHMEHHSNQTSWLETIAKVEVIPACEQGLICLDSFRTLLEEYKDCTLKIASVTACSNVTGIRTPYHEIAKMIHEYNGVCFVDFACSAPYVKIDMHPADNPEGYLDAIFMSPHKFLGGPGTSGVLVFNKKLYKNMIPDCPGGGTVSWTNPWGEHKYLDNIEEREDGGTPGFLQVIKTALAVKLKEQMGIDNILKREHEIIEQVFGRLKSVPNINILAGQHEDRLGVVSFYINELHFNLGVKILNDKFGIQTRGGCSCAGTYGHYLLHVDQETSHYLTDKITSGDLIEKPGWIRMSIHPTTTTDEVEYVCNSLQALAENHKEWSKDYEYNKKSNEFVHKQALHSEKQMVENWFQL, encoded by the coding sequence ATGATAACAACAGCGACGGAACCCACAACATTAGAACAGTACTTCCAACAATTCCGAAAAAATATTATCGGTATTGATCAGGAATTCGAATCTCCTTTCGGAACACAAAAAATTATTTATACCGACTGGACGGCCAGTGGACGTTTGTATCGTCCGATCGAGGAAAAACTGATCAACGATTTTGGACCTTTTGTTGCCAATACGCATACCGAAACAACAGTTTCCGGAACAGCGATGACGATGGCCTATCATGAAGCCCGTCATATCATTAAAAAACACGTAAATAGTAATCAGGATGATGTTCTGATTGTGGATGGTTCGGGAATGACCGGTGTGATTAATAAATTTCAGCGTATTTTAGGATTAAAAGTTCCTGAAAATCTTCAGAAATACACCCAAATACCGGACGAGAAAAAACCGGTTGTTTTTATTTCGCATATGGAACACCATTCCAACCAGACATCCTGGCTGGAAACCATTGCAAAAGTGGAAGTGATTCCGGCTTGTGAGCAGGGATTGATTTGCCTGGACAGCTTCCGTACTCTGTTGGAAGAATACAAAGATTGCACGTTGAAAATCGCTTCCGTTACGGCTTGTTCTAATGTAACCGGAATCCGAACGCCTTACCACGAAATCGCGAAAATGATCCACGAATATAATGGTGTTTGTTTTGTCGATTTTGCCTGTTCGGCGCCCTATGTAAAAATTGACATGCATCCGGCCGATAATCCGGAAGGGTATCTGGATGCCATTTTTATGTCGCCACACAAATTCCTGGGCGGACCTGGTACGTCGGGTGTGTTGGTATTTAATAAAAAACTATACAAAAATATGATCCCGGACTGCCCGGGTGGCGGTACTGTGAGTTGGACGAATCCTTGGGGCGAACACAAATATCTGGATAATATCGAAGAACGCGAAGACGGTGGTACTCCCGGCTTTTTACAGGTAATCAAAACCGCTTTAGCTGTGAAGCTAAAAGAACAAATGGGGATTGATAATATACTGAAACGCGAACATGAAATTATCGAACAGGTTTTTGGACGTTTAAAAAGTGTACCGAATATCAATATTTTGGCCGGACAACACGAAGATCGTTTGGGGGTGGTTTCGTTTTATATCAACGAACTGCATTTTAATCTGGGCGTAAAAATACTAAACGATAAATTTGGTATTCAAACCCGTGGCGGTTGCAGTTGTGCCGGTACGTACGGACACTATCTGTTACACGTTGATCAGGAAACATCGCATTATCTTACCGATAAAATTACTTCGGGTGATTTGATCGAAAAACCAGGATGGATTCGTATGTCCATTCACCCGACGACCACGACCGATGAGGTAGAGTATGTTTGTAATAGCTTACAAGCTTTGGCCGAAAATCATAAAGAATGGAGCAAGGATTATGAATACAACAAAAAATCAAATGAGTTTGTTCATAAGCAAGCGTTGCATTCCGAAAAACAAATGGTAGAAAACTGGTTTCAACTATAA
- a CDS encoding OsmC family protein produces the protein MTSKVTYLGDLRTSSIHLQSGSEIISDAPVDNNGKGEAFSPTDTVANALASCMFTVMGIKARSMEVDFSGSTAEVTKIMQAEPRKISEIQVVFHMDIEADAKTRTILERTALTCPVYLSLNPDIKKVITFNWK, from the coding sequence ATGACCTCAAAAGTAACCTATCTGGGCGATTTAAGAACATCGTCTATCCATCTACAATCCGGGAGTGAAATTATTTCCGATGCGCCGGTAGATAATAACGGAAAAGGAGAAGCCTTTTCACCAACCGATACGGTAGCCAATGCTTTGGCGAGTTGTATGTTTACCGTTATGGGAATTAAGGCCCGTTCGATGGAGGTGGATTTTTCCGGATCGACAGCCGAAGTAACCAAAATCATGCAAGCCGAACCCCGTAAAATTTCAGAAATTCAGGTGGTTTTCCATATGGATATCGAAGCCGATGCTAAAACCAGAACGATTCTGGAAAGAACGGCATTAACCTGTCCGGTGTATTTGAGTTTAAATCCGGATATCAAAAAAGTAATAACCTTTAACTGGAAATAA
- a CDS encoding lysophospholipid acyltransferase family protein produces the protein MQFILYIIAYPFLWCVSMLPFPVFYLLSDCIYFIVYHVIGYRKKTVRKNLADTLPHLSEQERRRIERKFFQHMCDMFLEMVKTMTISEAEMKKRFVFTNIELVQEMEKKNKSIIMMCAHYASWEWLIIIDKYINFRTFAVYKKIQNKYFDKLIRDIRSRFNSTVIEAKETVDGIRRNEINNVKGFYGFASDQSPQLHRTNYFDTFMGINVPVFTGAEMLAKKLDLSLVFVKVQKVKRGHYQATFVPLSENPKEIPNYEITSTYLRMVEAQIYEAPEFYLWTHKRWKHRDKQSDRSPRIKKALT, from the coding sequence ATGCAGTTTATACTCTATATAATAGCATACCCGTTTTTATGGTGTGTCTCTATGCTTCCTTTCCCTGTTTTTTATCTGCTTTCGGACTGTATTTATTTTATAGTATACCATGTTATCGGATACCGAAAAAAGACCGTGCGAAAAAATTTAGCCGATACTTTACCCCATTTATCGGAACAGGAACGCCGTCGTATTGAACGAAAGTTTTTCCAGCATATGTGTGATATGTTTTTGGAAATGGTAAAAACAATGACCATCTCGGAAGCCGAAATGAAAAAACGATTTGTTTTTACCAATATCGAGTTGGTACAGGAAATGGAGAAAAAAAATAAAAGTATCATCATGATGTGTGCCCATTATGCCAGTTGGGAATGGTTGATCATTATCGATAAATACATTAATTTCAGAACATTTGCCGTTTACAAAAAAATACAAAACAAATATTTTGACAAACTAATCCGTGATATTCGTTCCCGTTTTAATTCGACGGTAATCGAAGCCAAAGAAACCGTCGATGGCATTCGTCGCAACGAAATCAATAATGTAAAAGGATTCTACGGATTTGCGAGTGATCAATCGCCGCAATTACACCGTACAAACTATTTCGATACTTTTATGGGAATCAATGTTCCGGTATTTACCGGTGCGGAAATGTTGGCTAAAAAACTGGATTTATCGTTGGTTTTTGTAAAAGTACAAAAGGTAAAACGAGGTCATTATCAAGCCACTTTTGTTCCATTATCTGAAAATCCAAAGGAAATTCCGAATTACGAAATCACCTCAACTTATTTGCGAATGGTTGAAGCACAAATTTATGAAGCGCCGGAATTTTATTTGTGGACACACAAACGCTGGAAACACCGTGACAAACAATCGGATCGATCGCCAAGAATTAAAAAAGCCCTGACATAA